One Anguilla rostrata isolate EN2019 chromosome 15, ASM1855537v3, whole genome shotgun sequence genomic window carries:
- the prpf40a gene encoding pre-mRNA-processing factor 40 homolog A isoform X3, whose translation MMGPPGMPPHFPPMGMPPMGQRPPNMAPMPPAMIPPMMPPMGGPPMGQMPGMMPPMMPGMMMPPRMPAGPMQPTGPPGVSPVDTSATVAPGTMLSTPTGGSPQDDQPKKKSVWTEHKSLEGKTYYYNTETKQSTWEKPDDLKSPAEQLLSKCPWKEYKSDTGKPYYYNSQTKESRWTKPKELEDLEAMIKAEESGTPDPAAAAVAAAAAAAAAAAAASAAAAVATATTVTAAPTAQPEAVVAMTTASEAETAAPAVAEEQLTQAPVQVAEVTADTPVNSAEDTPSMEAPPGEAPKKEERPELVKKVYKWNTKEEAKQAFKELLKEKGVSSNASWEQAMKMIINDPRYSALPKLSEKKQAFNAYKVQTEKEEKEEARIKYKESKETYQRFLENHEKMTSTTRYKKAEQMFGELEVWSIVPERDRLEIYEDVLFYLAKKEKEQAKQLRKRNWEALKNILDNMANVTYRTTWSEAQQYLLDNPTFAEDEELQNMDKEDALICFEEHIRTLEKEEEDEKQKSLLRERRRHRKNREAFQKFLDELHDHGQLHSMSAWMEMYPTISSDIRFANMLGQAVYADSSIGSTPLDLFKFYVEDLKARYHDEKRIIKDILKDKGLTVEVNTAFEEFGTAISSDKRATTLDAGNIKLAFNSLLEKAEAREREREKEEARKMKRKEAAFKSMLKQATPPLEPESTWEGVRERFLKESAFEDVTLESERKRIFKDFIHVLEHECQHHHSKNKKHSKKSKKHHRKRSRSRSGSESEDDDYHSKKKKRSQSKSPSERSSSGESERSYKKSKKHKKKAKKRRHKSASPESEGERDKKGRDRDRDREREKEKEREKEKENDRSRGKPRSESKQKSPKRKPGKEEDGWDTSGSELSEGELEKRRRTLLEQLDAP comes from the exons ATG ATGGGACCGCCAGGAATGCCGCCTCATTTCCCGCCCATGGGGATGCCGCCGATGGGACAGAGGCCTCCGAACATGGCCCCCATGCCGCCGGCGATGATCCCGCCCATGATGCCGCCGATGGGCGGGCCTCCGATGGGACAG ATGCCAGGCATGATGCCACCGATGATGCCCGGGATGATGATGCCACCCCGCATGCCAGCTGGGCCGATGCAGCCGACGGGACCg CCTGGTGTAAGCCCAGTGGACACTTCTG CCACGGTGGCACCGGGAACAATG CTCAGCACTCCGACTGGCGGCTCCCCTCAGGATGACCAGCCTAAGAAG AAGTCGGTGTGGACGGAGCACAAGTCATTGGAGGGGAAGACGTACTACTACAACACAGAGACCAAGCAGTCCACCTGGGAGAAGCCGGACGACCTGAAGTCCCCAGCAGAG CAACTGCTGTCAAAATGTCCCTGGAAGGAATATAAATCGGACACGGGAAAGCCGTACTACTACAACTCTCAAACCAAGGAGTCCCGCTGGACCAAACCTAAAGAGCTGGAAGATCTAGAAG CTATGATAAAGGCTGAAGAGTCTGG GACACCTGatccagctgcagctgctgttgctgcggcggcggctgctgctgccgccgccgccgccgcctctgCTGCCGCCGCCGTTGCCACGGCCACCACGGTCACCGCCGCACCCACCGCGCAGCCGGAGGCCGTCGTCGCCATGACGACGGCGTCCGAGGCGGAGACAGCCGCCCCGGCCGTCGCCGAGGAGCAGCTGACCCAAGCGCCCGTCCAGGTGGCCGAGGTCACGGCGGACACGCCCGTCAACTCCGCCGAGGACACGCCCAGCATGGAGGCCCCGCCCGG GGAGGCCCCTAAGAAGGAGGAGCGGCCAGAGCTGGTGAAGAAGGTCTACAAGTGGAACACCAAGGAGGAGGCCAAGCAGGCCTTCAAGGAGCTCCTGAAGGAGAAG GGCGTGTCATCCAATGCCTCGTGGGAACAGGCCATGAAAATGATCATCAATGACCCACGCTACAG CGCGCTACCTAAACTGAGCGAGAAGAAGCAGGCCTTCAACGCATACAAGGTCCAGACGgaaaaggaagagaaggaggaggccAGGATTAAGTACAAGGAGTCCAAAGAGACCTATCAGCGCTTCCTGGAGAACCACGAGAAGATGACCTCCACCACCAGATACAA GAAAGCAGAGCAGATGTTCGGCGAGCTGGAGGTGTGGAGCATCGTTCCTGAGCGGGACCGTCTGGAGATCTACGAGGACGTCTTGTTTTACCTGGCCAAGAAGGAGAAG GAACAAGCCAAgcagctgaggaagaggaactGGGAAGCGCTGAAGAACATTCTGGACAACATGGCCAACGTGACGTACCGCACCACCTGGTCCGAGGCGCAGCAGTACCTGCTGGACAACCCCACGTTCGCCGAGGATGAGGAGTTGCAGA ATATGGACAAGGAGGACGCGCTGATCTGCTTCGAGGAGCACATCCGCAccctggagaaggaggaggaggacgagaagCAGAAGTCCCTCCTGCGGGAGAGGCGCAGGCATCGCAAGAACCGGGAGGCCTTCCAG AAATTCCTGGACGAGCTGCACGACCACGGGCAGCTCCATTCCATGTCGGCCTGGATGGAGATGTACCCCACCATCAGCTCCGACATCCGCTTCGCCAACATGCTGGGCCAGGCGG TTTATGCCGACTCTTCTATAGGCTCCACCCCTCTGGACCTGTTTAAGTTCTACGTGGAGGACCTGAAGGCGCGCTACCACGACGAGAAGAGAATCATCAAGGACATCCTGAAG GATAAGGGCCTCACTGTGGAGGTGAACACCGCTTTTGAGGAGTTTGGCACAGCGATCAGCTCCGATAAAAGAGCCACAACGCTGGACGCCGGCAACATCAAGCTGGCCTTCAACAGC TTACTGGAGAAAGCCGAGgcgcgggagagagagcgagagaaggaggaggccaggaagatgaagaggaaaGAGGCCGCCTTCAAGAGCATGCTGAAGCAGGCCACCCCGCCCCTCGAACCCGAGTCCACCTGGGAGGGA GTGCGGGAGAGATTCCTGAAGGAATCCGCCTTTGAGGACGTCACTCTGGAGTCGGAAAGGAAGAGGATCTTCAAGGACTTCATTCATGTTTTGGAG CACGAGTGCCAACACCATCATTCTAAGAACAAGAAGCATTCAAAGAAATCCAAGAAACATCACAGAAAGAGGTCCCGATCTCGCTCG GGCTCCGAGTCTGAAGACGATGACTACCactcaaagaagaagaagcggTCGCAGTCCAAGTCCCCGTCAGAGCGCTCCTCCAGCGGTGAATCCG AGAGAAGCTACAAGAAATCAAAGAAGCACAAGAAGAAGGCCAAGAAAAGGCGACACAAGTCG GCCTCCCCCGAGTCCGAGGGCGAGAGGGACAAGAAGGGCAGGGACCGCGACAGAGAccgggagagggagaaggagaaggagcgggagaaggagaaggagaacgACCGGTCCAGGGGGAAACCTCGCTCCGAGTCCAAGCAGAAGTCTCCCAAGAGAAAGCCGGggaaggaggag gACGGCTGGGACACCTCGGGGAGCGAGCTGAGCGAGGGGGAgctggagaagaggaggaggaccctgctggagcagctggacgCGCCCtga
- the prpf40a gene encoding pre-mRNA-processing factor 40 homolog A isoform X2, translating into MSSTDGSNGPNQAAPFPVVPPSGMPPPFMGPPGMPPHFPPMGMPPMGQRPPNMAPMPPAMIPPMMPPMGGPPMGQMPGMMPPMMPGMMMPPRMPAGPMQPTGPPGVSPVDTSATVAPGTMLSTPTGGSPQDDQPKKKSVWTEHKSLEGKTYYYNTETKQSTWEKPDDLKSPAEQLLSKCPWKEYKSDTGKPYYYNSQTKESRWTKPKELEDLEAMIKAEESGTPDPAAAAVAAAAAAAAAAAAASAAAAVATATTVTAAPTAQPEAVVAMTTASEAETAAPAVAEEQLTQAPVQVAEVTADTPVNSAEDTPSMEAPPGEAPKKEERPELVKKVYKWNTKEEAKQAFKELLKEKGVSSNASWEQAMKMIINDPRYSALPKLSEKKQAFNAYKVQTEKEEKEEARIKYKESKETYQRFLENHEKMTSTTRYKKAEQMFGELEVWSIVPERDRLEIYEDVLFYLAKKEKEQAKQLRKRNWEALKNILDNMANVTYRTTWSEAQQYLLDNPTFAEDEELQNMDKEDALICFEEHIRTLEKEEEDEKQKSLLRERRRHRKNREAFQKFLDELHDHGQLHSMSAWMEMYPTISSDIRFANMLGQAGSTPLDLFKFYVEDLKARYHDEKRIIKDILKDKGLTVEVNTAFEEFGTAISSDKRATTLDAGNIKLAFNSLLEKAEAREREREKEEARKMKRKEAAFKSMLKQATPPLEPESTWEGVRERFLKESAFEDVTLESERKRIFKDFIHVLEHECQHHHSKNKKHSKKSKKHHRKRSRSRSGSESEDDDYHSKKKKRSQSKSPSERSSSGESERSYKKSKKHKKKAKKRRHKSASPESEGERDKKGRDRDRDREREKEKEREKEKENDRSRGKPRSESKQKSPKRKPGKEEDGWDTSGSELSEGELEKRRRTLLEQLDAP; encoded by the exons ATG TCTTCGACAGATGGTAGCAATGGCCCGAACCAAGCCGCTCCTTTCCCAGTTGTCCCACCTTCAGGGATGCCACCACCCTTT ATGGGACCGCCAGGAATGCCGCCTCATTTCCCGCCCATGGGGATGCCGCCGATGGGACAGAGGCCTCCGAACATGGCCCCCATGCCGCCGGCGATGATCCCGCCCATGATGCCGCCGATGGGCGGGCCTCCGATGGGACAG ATGCCAGGCATGATGCCACCGATGATGCCCGGGATGATGATGCCACCCCGCATGCCAGCTGGGCCGATGCAGCCGACGGGACCg CCTGGTGTAAGCCCAGTGGACACTTCTG CCACGGTGGCACCGGGAACAATG CTCAGCACTCCGACTGGCGGCTCCCCTCAGGATGACCAGCCTAAGAAG AAGTCGGTGTGGACGGAGCACAAGTCATTGGAGGGGAAGACGTACTACTACAACACAGAGACCAAGCAGTCCACCTGGGAGAAGCCGGACGACCTGAAGTCCCCAGCAGAG CAACTGCTGTCAAAATGTCCCTGGAAGGAATATAAATCGGACACGGGAAAGCCGTACTACTACAACTCTCAAACCAAGGAGTCCCGCTGGACCAAACCTAAAGAGCTGGAAGATCTAGAAG CTATGATAAAGGCTGAAGAGTCTGG GACACCTGatccagctgcagctgctgttgctgcggcggcggctgctgctgccgccgccgccgccgcctctgCTGCCGCCGCCGTTGCCACGGCCACCACGGTCACCGCCGCACCCACCGCGCAGCCGGAGGCCGTCGTCGCCATGACGACGGCGTCCGAGGCGGAGACAGCCGCCCCGGCCGTCGCCGAGGAGCAGCTGACCCAAGCGCCCGTCCAGGTGGCCGAGGTCACGGCGGACACGCCCGTCAACTCCGCCGAGGACACGCCCAGCATGGAGGCCCCGCCCGG GGAGGCCCCTAAGAAGGAGGAGCGGCCAGAGCTGGTGAAGAAGGTCTACAAGTGGAACACCAAGGAGGAGGCCAAGCAGGCCTTCAAGGAGCTCCTGAAGGAGAAG GGCGTGTCATCCAATGCCTCGTGGGAACAGGCCATGAAAATGATCATCAATGACCCACGCTACAG CGCGCTACCTAAACTGAGCGAGAAGAAGCAGGCCTTCAACGCATACAAGGTCCAGACGgaaaaggaagagaaggaggaggccAGGATTAAGTACAAGGAGTCCAAAGAGACCTATCAGCGCTTCCTGGAGAACCACGAGAAGATGACCTCCACCACCAGATACAA GAAAGCAGAGCAGATGTTCGGCGAGCTGGAGGTGTGGAGCATCGTTCCTGAGCGGGACCGTCTGGAGATCTACGAGGACGTCTTGTTTTACCTGGCCAAGAAGGAGAAG GAACAAGCCAAgcagctgaggaagaggaactGGGAAGCGCTGAAGAACATTCTGGACAACATGGCCAACGTGACGTACCGCACCACCTGGTCCGAGGCGCAGCAGTACCTGCTGGACAACCCCACGTTCGCCGAGGATGAGGAGTTGCAGA ATATGGACAAGGAGGACGCGCTGATCTGCTTCGAGGAGCACATCCGCAccctggagaaggaggaggaggacgagaagCAGAAGTCCCTCCTGCGGGAGAGGCGCAGGCATCGCAAGAACCGGGAGGCCTTCCAG AAATTCCTGGACGAGCTGCACGACCACGGGCAGCTCCATTCCATGTCGGCCTGGATGGAGATGTACCCCACCATCAGCTCCGACATCCGCTTCGCCAACATGCTGGGCCAGGCGG GCTCCACCCCTCTGGACCTGTTTAAGTTCTACGTGGAGGACCTGAAGGCGCGCTACCACGACGAGAAGAGAATCATCAAGGACATCCTGAAG GATAAGGGCCTCACTGTGGAGGTGAACACCGCTTTTGAGGAGTTTGGCACAGCGATCAGCTCCGATAAAAGAGCCACAACGCTGGACGCCGGCAACATCAAGCTGGCCTTCAACAGC TTACTGGAGAAAGCCGAGgcgcgggagagagagcgagagaaggaggaggccaggaagatgaagaggaaaGAGGCCGCCTTCAAGAGCATGCTGAAGCAGGCCACCCCGCCCCTCGAACCCGAGTCCACCTGGGAGGGA GTGCGGGAGAGATTCCTGAAGGAATCCGCCTTTGAGGACGTCACTCTGGAGTCGGAAAGGAAGAGGATCTTCAAGGACTTCATTCATGTTTTGGAG CACGAGTGCCAACACCATCATTCTAAGAACAAGAAGCATTCAAAGAAATCCAAGAAACATCACAGAAAGAGGTCCCGATCTCGCTCG GGCTCCGAGTCTGAAGACGATGACTACCactcaaagaagaagaagcggTCGCAGTCCAAGTCCCCGTCAGAGCGCTCCTCCAGCGGTGAATCCG AGAGAAGCTACAAGAAATCAAAGAAGCACAAGAAGAAGGCCAAGAAAAGGCGACACAAGTCG GCCTCCCCCGAGTCCGAGGGCGAGAGGGACAAGAAGGGCAGGGACCGCGACAGAGAccgggagagggagaaggagaaggagcgggagaaggagaaggagaacgACCGGTCCAGGGGGAAACCTCGCTCCGAGTCCAAGCAGAAGTCTCCCAAGAGAAAGCCGGggaaggaggag gACGGCTGGGACACCTCGGGGAGCGAGCTGAGCGAGGGGGAgctggagaagaggaggaggaccctgctggagcagctggacgCGCCCtga
- the prpf40a gene encoding pre-mRNA-processing factor 40 homolog A isoform X1, which produces MSSTDGSNGPNQAAPFPVVPPSGMPPPFMGPPGMPPHFPPMGMPPMGQRPPNMAPMPPAMIPPMMPPMGGPPMGQMPGMMPPMMPGMMMPPRMPAGPMQPTGPPGVSPVDTSATVAPGTMLSTPTGGSPQDDQPKKKSVWTEHKSLEGKTYYYNTETKQSTWEKPDDLKSPAEQLLSKCPWKEYKSDTGKPYYYNSQTKESRWTKPKELEDLEAMIKAEESGTPDPAAAAVAAAAAAAAAAAAASAAAAVATATTVTAAPTAQPEAVVAMTTASEAETAAPAVAEEQLTQAPVQVAEVTADTPVNSAEDTPSMEAPPGEAPKKEERPELVKKVYKWNTKEEAKQAFKELLKEKGVSSNASWEQAMKMIINDPRYSALPKLSEKKQAFNAYKVQTEKEEKEEARIKYKESKETYQRFLENHEKMTSTTRYKKAEQMFGELEVWSIVPERDRLEIYEDVLFYLAKKEKEQAKQLRKRNWEALKNILDNMANVTYRTTWSEAQQYLLDNPTFAEDEELQNMDKEDALICFEEHIRTLEKEEEDEKQKSLLRERRRHRKNREAFQKFLDELHDHGQLHSMSAWMEMYPTISSDIRFANMLGQAVYADSSIGSTPLDLFKFYVEDLKARYHDEKRIIKDILKDKGLTVEVNTAFEEFGTAISSDKRATTLDAGNIKLAFNSLLEKAEAREREREKEEARKMKRKEAAFKSMLKQATPPLEPESTWEGVRERFLKESAFEDVTLESERKRIFKDFIHVLEHECQHHHSKNKKHSKKSKKHHRKRSRSRSGSESEDDDYHSKKKKRSQSKSPSERSSSGESERSYKKSKKHKKKAKKRRHKSASPESEGERDKKGRDRDRDREREKEKEREKEKENDRSRGKPRSESKQKSPKRKPGKEEDGWDTSGSELSEGELEKRRRTLLEQLDAP; this is translated from the exons ATG TCTTCGACAGATGGTAGCAATGGCCCGAACCAAGCCGCTCCTTTCCCAGTTGTCCCACCTTCAGGGATGCCACCACCCTTT ATGGGACCGCCAGGAATGCCGCCTCATTTCCCGCCCATGGGGATGCCGCCGATGGGACAGAGGCCTCCGAACATGGCCCCCATGCCGCCGGCGATGATCCCGCCCATGATGCCGCCGATGGGCGGGCCTCCGATGGGACAG ATGCCAGGCATGATGCCACCGATGATGCCCGGGATGATGATGCCACCCCGCATGCCAGCTGGGCCGATGCAGCCGACGGGACCg CCTGGTGTAAGCCCAGTGGACACTTCTG CCACGGTGGCACCGGGAACAATG CTCAGCACTCCGACTGGCGGCTCCCCTCAGGATGACCAGCCTAAGAAG AAGTCGGTGTGGACGGAGCACAAGTCATTGGAGGGGAAGACGTACTACTACAACACAGAGACCAAGCAGTCCACCTGGGAGAAGCCGGACGACCTGAAGTCCCCAGCAGAG CAACTGCTGTCAAAATGTCCCTGGAAGGAATATAAATCGGACACGGGAAAGCCGTACTACTACAACTCTCAAACCAAGGAGTCCCGCTGGACCAAACCTAAAGAGCTGGAAGATCTAGAAG CTATGATAAAGGCTGAAGAGTCTGG GACACCTGatccagctgcagctgctgttgctgcggcggcggctgctgctgccgccgccgccgccgcctctgCTGCCGCCGCCGTTGCCACGGCCACCACGGTCACCGCCGCACCCACCGCGCAGCCGGAGGCCGTCGTCGCCATGACGACGGCGTCCGAGGCGGAGACAGCCGCCCCGGCCGTCGCCGAGGAGCAGCTGACCCAAGCGCCCGTCCAGGTGGCCGAGGTCACGGCGGACACGCCCGTCAACTCCGCCGAGGACACGCCCAGCATGGAGGCCCCGCCCGG GGAGGCCCCTAAGAAGGAGGAGCGGCCAGAGCTGGTGAAGAAGGTCTACAAGTGGAACACCAAGGAGGAGGCCAAGCAGGCCTTCAAGGAGCTCCTGAAGGAGAAG GGCGTGTCATCCAATGCCTCGTGGGAACAGGCCATGAAAATGATCATCAATGACCCACGCTACAG CGCGCTACCTAAACTGAGCGAGAAGAAGCAGGCCTTCAACGCATACAAGGTCCAGACGgaaaaggaagagaaggaggaggccAGGATTAAGTACAAGGAGTCCAAAGAGACCTATCAGCGCTTCCTGGAGAACCACGAGAAGATGACCTCCACCACCAGATACAA GAAAGCAGAGCAGATGTTCGGCGAGCTGGAGGTGTGGAGCATCGTTCCTGAGCGGGACCGTCTGGAGATCTACGAGGACGTCTTGTTTTACCTGGCCAAGAAGGAGAAG GAACAAGCCAAgcagctgaggaagaggaactGGGAAGCGCTGAAGAACATTCTGGACAACATGGCCAACGTGACGTACCGCACCACCTGGTCCGAGGCGCAGCAGTACCTGCTGGACAACCCCACGTTCGCCGAGGATGAGGAGTTGCAGA ATATGGACAAGGAGGACGCGCTGATCTGCTTCGAGGAGCACATCCGCAccctggagaaggaggaggaggacgagaagCAGAAGTCCCTCCTGCGGGAGAGGCGCAGGCATCGCAAGAACCGGGAGGCCTTCCAG AAATTCCTGGACGAGCTGCACGACCACGGGCAGCTCCATTCCATGTCGGCCTGGATGGAGATGTACCCCACCATCAGCTCCGACATCCGCTTCGCCAACATGCTGGGCCAGGCGG TTTATGCCGACTCTTCTATAGGCTCCACCCCTCTGGACCTGTTTAAGTTCTACGTGGAGGACCTGAAGGCGCGCTACCACGACGAGAAGAGAATCATCAAGGACATCCTGAAG GATAAGGGCCTCACTGTGGAGGTGAACACCGCTTTTGAGGAGTTTGGCACAGCGATCAGCTCCGATAAAAGAGCCACAACGCTGGACGCCGGCAACATCAAGCTGGCCTTCAACAGC TTACTGGAGAAAGCCGAGgcgcgggagagagagcgagagaaggaggaggccaggaagatgaagaggaaaGAGGCCGCCTTCAAGAGCATGCTGAAGCAGGCCACCCCGCCCCTCGAACCCGAGTCCACCTGGGAGGGA GTGCGGGAGAGATTCCTGAAGGAATCCGCCTTTGAGGACGTCACTCTGGAGTCGGAAAGGAAGAGGATCTTCAAGGACTTCATTCATGTTTTGGAG CACGAGTGCCAACACCATCATTCTAAGAACAAGAAGCATTCAAAGAAATCCAAGAAACATCACAGAAAGAGGTCCCGATCTCGCTCG GGCTCCGAGTCTGAAGACGATGACTACCactcaaagaagaagaagcggTCGCAGTCCAAGTCCCCGTCAGAGCGCTCCTCCAGCGGTGAATCCG AGAGAAGCTACAAGAAATCAAAGAAGCACAAGAAGAAGGCCAAGAAAAGGCGACACAAGTCG GCCTCCCCCGAGTCCGAGGGCGAGAGGGACAAGAAGGGCAGGGACCGCGACAGAGAccgggagagggagaaggagaaggagcgggagaaggagaaggagaacgACCGGTCCAGGGGGAAACCTCGCTCCGAGTCCAAGCAGAAGTCTCCCAAGAGAAAGCCGGggaaggaggag gACGGCTGGGACACCTCGGGGAGCGAGCTGAGCGAGGGGGAgctggagaagaggaggaggaccctgctggagcagctggacgCGCCCtga